The Fulvivirga ligni genome window below encodes:
- a CDS encoding T9SS type A sorting domain-containing protein translates to MSKYFSLMLIAFYSVQAKAQIFIDDGTSGSLYIVGTASGTLASVETVPANVAVYVDSTITIEGTYVNTAAEVQLTGSMYNSGTFTTTGDEVFVGSNTQIISGSFTGVNDFYNVIVKKDVGAVLKLGSVVEVDASGVVSLDQGVLQAVSSNYIYVKNNDPAAILNSGNNGDVDKLIEGEVRRSVAQGFSYDFPVGGTHVDAGGGDGLQFASIKSNIGSGVISAIFHDSTGVGALDNIVICGTGDFQDVQYRVGNGSWEITNPGGGITNYNITLNPADYTDNAYTSYTILKDGAATGRDKCDGVAKSLPVEHDSLTSFSLFEVAASTVTVLPVELVNFKASLTDQLSVLLEWQTASEINNDYFAVERSGNGMNWVTLGKVKGAGNSSEVLRYTFKDQNPIGKAYYRLKQTDMDGQFNYSSIRHVSIPYLEINQLNIYPNPVFNQITVEGAISGGEYFKIFNVLGDDVTHLTKANLNNDAQLIIDVSNLNSGFYVIKLGDLVRRVCKE, encoded by the coding sequence ATGAGTAAATATTTTTCATTAATGCTAATTGCCTTTTATAGTGTTCAGGCCAAGGCCCAAATCTTCATTGACGATGGTACGAGTGGTAGCCTTTATATTGTAGGAACAGCTTCAGGAACACTAGCTTCGGTAGAAACAGTGCCTGCAAATGTTGCAGTTTATGTTGATAGCACTATCACAATTGAAGGAACATATGTGAATACTGCGGCAGAAGTGCAGCTTACAGGAAGCATGTATAATTCAGGAACCTTCACCACCACCGGAGATGAAGTCTTTGTAGGTTCTAATACGCAAATTATATCAGGATCTTTTACAGGAGTTAATGATTTTTACAATGTTATCGTGAAGAAAGATGTTGGTGCGGTATTAAAGTTGGGAAGTGTCGTGGAAGTAGATGCATCTGGAGTTGTCAGCCTTGATCAGGGCGTTCTGCAAGCTGTTTCTTCCAATTATATTTATGTAAAGAATAATGATCCTGCAGCAATTCTTAATTCGGGCAATAATGGAGATGTGGACAAGTTGATAGAAGGTGAGGTGCGCCGAAGTGTCGCTCAGGGTTTTTCCTATGATTTTCCGGTGGGAGGGACACATGTGGATGCAGGTGGAGGGGACGGGCTTCAGTTTGCTTCCATTAAATCAAACATTGGCAGCGGGGTGATTTCGGCAATTTTTCATGATAGTACAGGTGTAGGCGCTTTGGATAATATAGTGATCTGCGGTACAGGAGATTTTCAGGATGTACAATATAGGGTTGGTAATGGTTCTTGGGAAATAACCAACCCGGGAGGGGGTATCACCAACTATAATATTACCTTAAATCCTGCAGATTATACCGATAATGCTTATACCTCCTATACCATTCTAAAAGATGGTGCTGCTACCGGGAGAGATAAGTGTGACGGAGTAGCTAAAAGTTTGCCCGTTGAACATGATAGTTTAACCTCATTCTCTTTATTTGAAGTTGCTGCATCTACTGTTACTGTGTTGCCAGTAGAACTGGTAAATTTTAAAGCTTCCTTGACTGATCAGTTGAGCGTGTTATTAGAGTGGCAAACTGCTTCGGAAATCAATAATGACTACTTTGCTGTAGAGCGTTCAGGAAATGGAATGAATTGGGTGACCCTAGGAAAGGTGAAAGGAGCTGGTAATTCTTCCGAAGTATTAAGATATACTTTTAAGGATCAAAACCCTATTGGCAAAGCATACTATCGTCTAAAACAAACAGATATGGATGGTCAATTTAACTACTCGTCCATAAGACATGTAAGTATTCCTTATCTGGAAATCAATCAACTGAATATTTATCCTAATCCAGTCTTTAATCAGATTACTGTTGAAGGCGCCATATCAGGTGGCGAATATTTTAAAATATTTAATGTCTTGGGAGATGATGTGACTCATTTAACCAAAGCAAATTTAAATAATGATGCTCAGCTAATAATAGATGTATCTAATTTAAATTCAGGATTTTACGTAATAAAGTTGGGAGATTTGGTGAGAAGGGTATGTAAAGAGTAA